Proteins from a genomic interval of Panthera tigris isolate Pti1 chromosome A2, P.tigris_Pti1_mat1.1, whole genome shotgun sequence:
- the EFCAB10 gene encoding EF-hand calcium-binding domain-containing protein 10 isoform X2, whose amino-acid sequence MQARGSREQEARDYLEKHRIMELLNYLTSTLLFFRPALKTLGLLTADEVLKDDGHAVTLDKFRREVNKRMEEIWAAF is encoded by the exons ATGCAGGCCCGCGGCAGCAGAGAGCAGGAGGCCAGGGATTATTTGGAAAAACATCGGATTATGGAGTTGCTGAACTATCTCACCAGCACCCTGCTCTTTTTCCGGCCAG CCTTAAAAACCCTAGGTCTGTTGACTGCAGATGAAGTTTTAAAAGATGATGGACATGCAGTAACTCTGGATAAATTCAGACGTGAagt gaaCAAGAGGATGGAGGAAATATGGGCAGCGTTTTAA
- the EFCAB10 gene encoding EF-hand calcium-binding domain-containing protein 10 isoform X1: MQARGSREQEARDYLEKHRIMELLNYLTSTLLFFRPEKPREYLISVLERLRIAKMTGLAFPFFMDHSNIVSMFEMMDTSNKGTISFVQYREALKTLGLLTADEVLKDDGHAVTLDKFRREVNKRMEEIWAAF; encoded by the exons ATGCAGGCCCGCGGCAGCAGAGAGCAGGAGGCCAGGGATTATTTGGAAAAACATCGGATTATGGAGTTGCTGAACTATCTCACCAGCACCCTGCTCTTTTTCCGGCCAG AAAAACCAAGAGAGTATTTAATATCTGTATTGGAACGACTGAGAATTGCCAAAATGACAGGcttggcttttcctttctttatggatCATTCTAACATTGTGTCTATGTTTGAGATGATGGACACTTCAAATAAAGGCACCATATCGTTCGTGCAGTACAGAGAAG CCTTAAAAACCCTAGGTCTGTTGACTGCAGATGAAGTTTTAAAAGATGATGGACATGCAGTAACTCTGGATAAATTCAGACGTGAagt gaaCAAGAGGATGGAGGAAATATGGGCAGCGTTTTAA